In Bifidobacterium scardovii JCM 12489 = DSM 13734, the genomic stretch CGGATCTGATGGATGCCATGCAGCAGCAGGCCGAAAAGTTCGGTGCCGAGCTGATCTACGACGATGTGGCATCCGTCGACTTCTCCAAGCCGGTCAAGACGCTGACGCTGGATGGCGGCGACGTTCTGTCGGCGCGTGCGGTGATCATCACCACGGGTTCCAGTTACCGCAAGCTTGGCGTCCCCGGCGAAGAGCAGTACTCCGGACGCGGCGTCTCCTACTGCGCGACATGCGATGGCTTCTTCTTCCGGGATAAGCCGATCGTCGTGGTCGGCGGCGGCGATAGCGCATTCGAAGAGGCACAATTCCTGTCTCGTTTTGGTTCTTCGGTGACACTGGTACACCGGCGTGATACATTCCGCGCTTCAAAGATCATGGTGGATCGGGCCAAGGAGAACGAAAAGATCCGTATCATCACCAACGCGGTCGTGGAATCTGTCAACGGTGACGATACCGGTGCGACTTCGGTGACGCTTCGCGATGTTGTTTCACATGAAACATCCGTGTTGGAAGCCAGCGGCATTTTCGTCGCCATCGGTCACACGCCGTCTACGTCGTTCCTGGGTGACGCCGTGGCTCTCGACGATGACGGATACATCGTCGTGGACGGCGCATCCACACGCACGTCCGTGAACGGAGTGTTCGCTGCCGGAGATGTGGTGGATCGTACCTATCGCCAGGCCATCAGCGCAGCCGGCATGGGATGCCGCGCGGCCCTGGACGCCCAATCGTATCTGGTAGGCTGATTCGCTTCTCTCGCTGCAGTGGATCGAACGGTCCACTGTGTTTTTTGCTGTGTCCGGTTATACACCCCTCCACTGATAGGGGTATAACCGGACATTTTGCATTAATAGCCGTGCTTCATTGGCGCTATTACACCGAAACCAATGAACTAGCCGCAAAGCGGTTACCACCACCTGTGCTCCCCTCAGTCGGCTGCGCCGACAGCTCCCCTCATGGAGGGGAGCCAACATCCCCGACGAATAGCCTATCTATTCATATTACGTTTTTGAGGCTCCCCTCTCTGAGGCTGAGCCGTTAAGCAAACGCCGGAGGCGTTTGTAGGCGAAGGCGAACGACAGCGAGCAGATAAGACTGCGGCCGCAAGGCCGTCCTTGATCGCGGATGAGCTGTCGGCGCAGCCGACTGAGAGGAGAATATGCGGATCAGCTTGATATCGGGCGATTTGCGGTATGCTCCCCTCAGGCCGCTGCGCGGCCAGCTCCCCTCTATGAAGCTGATCCCCCATCACCTATTGGTAATGAGGCGGGTTACTTCCATTCGCCTTCGGGAGCGGGAGCGGTGGTTGTGCTGTGCATGAGCAGTGACAGGATGCGATCCATGTCCTCGGGGGAGGAAAAGACGATTTCGATGCGACCGTGCTTTTGCGATCCCTTGATCGTCACTTTCGTATCGAAGCGGTTTTCCAGATTCTGCTGGATCGGCGAATTGGCCCACGGATTGTTCCTGTTGGCGCGGGCATTTCTGGGCTGCTCCCCCTGTGCGATCTTCATCGACACGATCTCTTCGGTGGATCGCACCGACAGTCCTTCGGCGATGATGCGCGCGGCCAGCTTGTCCATCTCCGACTCATCCGTCAAAGCGAGCAGCGCACGCGCGTGCCCCGCCGACAAAATACCTGCAGCAACCTTCTTCTGCACCACGGCAGGAAGATTCAGCAGACGCAAAGTGTTGGCGATCTGCGGCCGTGATTTGGACACCGACTTGGACAACTCCGCCTGCGTCAGACCAAACTCGTCGATCATCTGCTGATATGCGGCGGCTTCTTCCAGCGGATTCAACGCCACACGATGCAGGTTTTCCAGCAACGCATCACGCAGCATGTCATCGTCGGCGGTGGTCTTCACGATCGCGGGAATCGTGCTCAATCCCGCCAACTGCGACGCACGCCAACGCCGTTCACCCATAATCAATTCATACGGGGTGTTGCTGCTCGCATCCTTGCCGGCATCATGCGCGGACGCTTCACCACTGGTCGGTGCGGCGCCAACGGATTTCACCGGACGCTTGCGCACCACGATAGGCTGCAGCACACCGACTTCGGTGATGGACGCCGCCAACTCGTTCAGCTCATCCTCGTCGAAGATGGTACGAGGCTGATGCTCGTTGGGGCCGATATCCGAAATATTGAGCTCATCGAGGTATCCGCCCAATACCGGCTTCAACTTCGGTTTTTCCTCGGTCTTTGTTTCATGTGAAACACTGCCATGCGCTTTGCCGGAACGCGGTGCGCTATCCAAAGACGTAGCGCTGACGTTCCCCGAAAGATTCTCGGTCAGATCGCCAAAGAACAAGTCGCTGGGATGCGCGATATCATCCAAGGCCGGCATGGACGCACGCTTGCCCTTGGCTTTGCCGGACCCAGCATGCGTATTCTGATGCCCCTGACGCTCGGCCGTCTCGGCCTTGGCTCCGCTGGCCGGGGATCCATCGCGCACGACATCGGCAGCGGGCTGCTGCTGGGTCTTCTTGGACTGGGTCTCCCCCGCCGGCGTATTGCCGGTAACGGGTCGGGCGGCAACGACCGATGGCTTGGTTGTCTTCGCCGACTGCTCCCCAGGCAGATCGGGGAACAACGCTCCAAGGCCTTTGCCAAGACGTGACTTCGTTGCCATATCAGTGTTCTCCTCGTTTATTAGCGATTGCTTCCAGTACTTGCTTGGATCGCCGCGCTATTTCCAAAGCGGCTTCTCGATATGCAGTGGCTCCCATGCCTCGCCGATCATAGGCGATCACACTCTGGCCAAAACTTGGCGCCTCGGAGATCTTTACCGTACGTGGGATGGTGGTATCCAGCACAATGGAGGGATAATGCTGCTTGACCTCGTCAAAGACCTCCCGGCTGAGCAGGGTGCGTTTGTCGAACATGGTGACGAGCATGGTCGACACCAGCAGCGACGAATTAAAGTGCTCCTGCACCAACCCTATGGTGTGCAGCAGCTGGCCCAATCCTTCCAAGGCGTAATACTCGGCCTGGATCGGGATAAGCATCTCCTCCGCCGCGCACATGGCATTGATCACCAGCAATCCAAGGCTGGGAGGGCAGTCGATGAAGATGTACTCGTAATGGTCATCGGTCGCCGACAAAAAAGCGTGCACGGCGTCATGCAACAGATCATTGCGATTGGGGGCATCGGCAACTTCCAGCTCGGCGCCGCTGAGATCAATCGAAGCGGGCACCACGTCAAGAGTGGTGAAGTCCGGGCACTGCTGCCGGATCTCATCGATCGAGGAACGGCCTTCCAGAACGTCATACACTGACGGGATACCGCTGCCATGCTGGATTCCCAATGCGGTCGATGCGTTGCCCTGAGGGTCCATGTCAATGACCATCACGCGCGCTCCCCCGAGCGCCAGCGCAGCCGCAATGTTGACCGTGGTGGTGGTCTTGCCGACGCCACCTTTCTGATTGGCTACGGCGATGATACGAGTCCGATCCGGCTTGGGGAACACCGCCGCTTCAATCGCGGCGAATCGACTCGATTCATGGGCGATTTCCATACCCAATGAGGAATCAGAGCCCGAAAAAATACGATTGATCGTATCTTCCACTGATTCAGCGCCAGACATCGAGCCCACAGCATTCGTATTCGTCGTGGTCACAGCCCCTCCTTACACAAGACAATATGATCAAGTTTTACCAGCTGCATGGACATGCTCAAGTTGTCCACATGGATGTGGATAACTGTGGATAAAAGTTGTAGACAAGTCTGCATCCGTTCAACAAACAACGCCAGAAATCGCTGAATTCCAAGGAAAACCGCGATATCACGGCAATCAGTGCAGAAATGTGGATAACTTTGTGCATGACCTAAAAATGTGGATAAGTCAGTCAGCGTCGGTCGATAAGCACAACATGCGTGGGTTCCAAGTCAGGACCGACGGGAGCCTCGACCACACGAGGTCTGAGGCCACCAGCCTTAGCGATGATCTTGCTGGCTTTATCGATTTCCGCCTGCGCAGACCGTCCCTTCAATGCAACGAATCGACCTTGGGACTTCAACAACGGTAGCGTCAATCCGGTCAATTTGGTCATCGGAGCCACGGCTCGACACGTCACCACAGCAAAAGAATGCATGCCGGAATCACGACGACGAATTTGGGCAATGGCTTCTTCCGCGCGGGCACGCAGTACGGAAACATTGGTCAATCCCATTTCCGCCACGCATTCATTGAGCCACTCCACGCGCCTCTCCATAGGCTCGATCAGAGTGAACTGATGATCGGGAAGACAGGCTGCGGCAACAAGGCCGGGAAAGCCGCCACCGGAGCCAATATCGGCAACGGTCTTGTACCGTTCCCGGTGGGTCGCTTCCCGGATAAAAGGGACCACCGCAGCGGAGTTGAGAATATGCCGTTCCCAGATGATACCCACATCTCGCGGACCGATGATGCCTCGCGGCTCGCCTTCACGCATAAGTTTCATGTGAAACATTTCCAAGGCAGGCAGAGCCGGCCCGAGCACCTGGCGAAGAATCGGCGACCCGTCGAGCGAGTCGACTGTGGTCGATGTTTCATGTGAAACATCGACCACCTTGACTACCGATGACAGCGAGTCATCCGAATGTGTTTCATGTGAAACATGTTCGGACACGATCAGCCCTCGACTTCATCGACATCGTCGGCCGCCTCATCGGAGCTGGCCTTCATATATACCGTCACATAGCGATGCGGTTCTTCGCCGTGGGAACGAGACTTCATACCCTCCTCGCGCACCACATCGTGGATGACCTTGCGCTCGAAGGAATTCATCGGCTTGAGATCGACCGGCTCGCCGCTCTCCTTGACCTCGTCGATGGCGTCGAGCGCGATGTCATGCAGCCGCTGACGCTTGCGCTTCAGGAACCCGTCGACATCGACGATCAGATGCGAGCGTTCGCCGGTTTTCTGCTGCACGGCCAAGCGGGTGAGCTGCTGAAGCGCGTCGACCACTTCCCCATTGCGCCCGATCAGATGCTTGATATCGGTGTCGTCATCCGCAACAATCTGAACCATGGGCCGGCCGTTGCGCACACCCATCTCGATATCGCCTTCGTAATCGGCAATGTCGAGCAAGCCTTCCAGATAGTCGGCAGCGATATCAGCTTCCTCGTTGAGCTGATCGATTGTCTTATCTTCATCCTGCGCCATATGTCCATTACTCCTTATCCAGCGAGGTTCTGTCCCAAGTGTAAATCAGGAACCCGCAAAAATTATGAATTTTGCGGGTTCCTGAGATAATCAATGGTTATTTCTTTTTGCGGTTCTTCCGCTGCGGCTGCACACGCTGATAGCCCTGATTCAGCTTGCGTTCCGCTTCCTCCTTGGCCTTGGCCAACGCCTCTTCTTCGAGGGACATCTGGCCGGCCTTTGCGCGGCGCTCGTTCTCGCGCTTGTGATCACGGACTCTCTTGGCCTCGGCGGCCGGCGTGCCCGGGGTCGGGAAGGCATAGACCTGCCACATCGAACGCAGTAAGTTGCACACATTGTTGGTGAGCCAGTACACCAGCACGGCGAACGGCATGACCCCGCCGGAGAAGACGTACATGATCGGGAAGATCCACAGCATGGCCTTCTGCATCATGGCGTTCTGCCCGGTCATGGTCTCGGGGGCCACGTTCTTCTTCATGTTGTTGTACTGCATGAGCCACATGCAGCCGCACATGAGCACGACGAAGATGCCGATGACGATCTTGCCCTGCGTGCCGGAATTATTGAAGGTGTCGGTCACGTTCACGCCGAACACGGTGGTCTTGGAGAATTGCTGTGCCGTGGCCACATCGAACGCACCGAGCGCGGCTCGCTTGCCCTTGGCGATATAGGGAATCGCGGACAGCGTGTAGAACATGCACATGAACACAGGGCCCTGGATGAGCATCGGCAGGCACGAGCCGGCAGGATTGGCGTCGTTGTCCTGGTACAGCTTCATCATCTCGCGCTGCTGCGCTTCTTTGCTGGCCTGATCGGTTTTGCCCTTGTACTTGTTCTGGATGTGCTGCATCTTGGGCTGCAATGCCTGCATCTTGCGCATCGACTTCATCTGCTTGACGTAGATCGGCAGAATACATGCATGCACCACAAGCACCAGGAAGATGATCGACAGAACCCACGAGAAGCCGATGGGCGACATGCCGAGCATGGTCAGGAACTTGTGGAACAGCGCCATGATCTGGGTCATCAGCCATTCGACCGGCGTGAGGATCTTATACAGCCATCCCCAGAAGCCGCTGTCCAGTAGGAATTGATCGGTGTTCATCGCTTAGGCCATCTCCTTATGTTCGCCATATTCGGCATCGGCCAGTGGTGTCAGTCGAGGCTCTTCATGCGCCTTCGACCAGGAAAATCGGTAAAACACGGAATAGCGCTGCGGAACATCGTCAATGCCGCCACGGCTCCAAGGTCGGCAGCGCAACAGGCGCAGTGCGGCAAGCACACCGCCACGGAACGCGCCATATCGTTGCAACGCTTCAATTGCATAATGCGAGCAAGTGGGATAGTACCGGCAACACGCTGGTCGGTTGGCGGAAA encodes the following:
- a CDS encoding ParA family protein produces the protein MSGAESVEDTINRIFSGSDSSLGMEIAHESSRFAAIEAAVFPKPDRTRIIAVANQKGGVGKTTTTVNIAAALALGGARVMVIDMDPQGNASTALGIQHGSGIPSVYDVLEGRSSIDEIRQQCPDFTTLDVVPASIDLSGAELEVADAPNRNDLLHDAVHAFLSATDDHYEYIFIDCPPSLGLLVINAMCAAEEMLIPIQAEYYALEGLGQLLHTIGLVQEHFNSSLLVSTMLVTMFDKRTLLSREVFDEVKQHYPSIVLDTTIPRTVKISEAPSFGQSVIAYDRRGMGATAYREAALEIARRSKQVLEAIANKRGEH
- the yidD gene encoding membrane protein insertion efficiency factor YidD, with translation MIRAIRWYQRVISANRPACCRYYPTCSHYAIEALQRYGAFRGGVLAALRLLRCRPWSRGGIDDVPQRYSVFYRFSWSKAHEEPRLTPLADAEYGEHKEMA
- the rsmG gene encoding 16S rRNA (guanine(527)-N(7))-methyltransferase RsmG, with protein sequence MVDVSHETSTTVDSLDGSPILRQVLGPALPALEMFHMKLMREGEPRGIIGPRDVGIIWERHILNSAAVVPFIREATHRERYKTVADIGSGGGFPGLVAAACLPDHQFTLIEPMERRVEWLNECVAEMGLTNVSVLRARAEEAIAQIRRRDSGMHSFAVVTCRAVAPMTKLTGLTLPLLKSQGRFVALKGRSAQAEIDKASKIIAKAGGLRPRVVEAPVGPDLEPTHVVLIDRR
- the yidC gene encoding membrane protein insertase YidC, whose translation is MNTDQFLLDSGFWGWLYKILTPVEWLMTQIMALFHKFLTMLGMSPIGFSWVLSIIFLVLVVHACILPIYVKQMKSMRKMQALQPKMQHIQNKYKGKTDQASKEAQQREMMKLYQDNDANPAGSCLPMLIQGPVFMCMFYTLSAIPYIAKGKRAALGAFDVATAQQFSKTTVFGVNVTDTFNNSGTQGKIVIGIFVVLMCGCMWLMQYNNMKKNVAPETMTGQNAMMQKAMLWIFPIMYVFSGGVMPFAVLVYWLTNNVCNLLRSMWQVYAFPTPGTPAAEAKRVRDHKRENERRAKAGQMSLEEEALAKAKEEAERKLNQGYQRVQPQRKNRKKK
- a CDS encoding Jag family protein; the protein is MAQDEDKTIDQLNEEADIAADYLEGLLDIADYEGDIEMGVRNGRPMVQIVADDDTDIKHLIGRNGEVVDALQQLTRLAVQQKTGERSHLIVDVDGFLKRKRQRLHDIALDAIDEVKESGEPVDLKPMNSFERKVIHDVVREEGMKSRSHGEEPHRYVTVYMKASSDEAADDVDEVEG
- the trxB gene encoding thioredoxin-disulfide reductase, yielding MSNDIHDAVIIGSGPAGYTAAIYLGRAGYHPTVIAGALTPGGQLVNTTEVENFPGFPDGVMGPDLMDAMQQQAEKFGAELIYDDVASVDFSKPVKTLTLDGGDVLSARAVIITTGSSYRKLGVPGEEQYSGRGVSYCATCDGFFFRDKPIVVVGGGDSAFEEAQFLSRFGSSVTLVHRRDTFRASKIMVDRAKENEKIRIITNAVVESVNGDDTGATSVTLRDVVSHETSVLEASGIFVAIGHTPSTSFLGDAVALDDDGYIVVDGASTRTSVNGVFAAGDVVDRTYRQAISAAGMGCRAALDAQSYLVG
- a CDS encoding ParB/RepB/Spo0J family partition protein, with translation MATKSRLGKGLGALFPDLPGEQSAKTTKPSVVAARPVTGNTPAGETQSKKTQQQPAADVVRDGSPASGAKAETAERQGHQNTHAGSGKAKGKRASMPALDDIAHPSDLFFGDLTENLSGNVSATSLDSAPRSGKAHGSVSHETKTEEKPKLKPVLGGYLDELNISDIGPNEHQPRTIFDEDELNELAASITEVGVLQPIVVRKRPVKSVGAAPTSGEASAHDAGKDASSNTPYELIMGERRWRASQLAGLSTIPAIVKTTADDDMLRDALLENLHRVALNPLEEAAAYQQMIDEFGLTQAELSKSVSKSRPQIANTLRLLNLPAVVQKKVAAGILSAGHARALLALTDESEMDKLAARIIAEGLSVRSTEEIVSMKIAQGEQPRNARANRNNPWANSPIQQNLENRFDTKVTIKGSQKHGRIEIVFSSPEDMDRILSLLMHSTTTAPAPEGEWK